In Planctomycetota bacterium, the DNA window TCTGGAACTCGAGGAAGTCGAAGATCGTCAGCTCGCCGTCGCCGTCGAAGTCGGCGGCCAGGTCGCCGGCGTCGAAGAGGTTCTGGAAGCCCAGGAAGTCGAAGATGGTCAGCTCGCCGTCGCCGTCGATGTCCGGCAGGCAGACCACCGCGTCGACGTCGACGAAGAAGATGCCGTCGAGATCCTCGAAGGCCTGGTCGCGGACGAAGAAGATGCGGCTGCCGTCGGGCGACCAGCGGATGTCGCGGTAGCCACCGTCGACGTCGACGAAGAAGGGCAGGTCGGGGGTCAGATCCCGCAGGCCCGTGCCGTCGATGTTGACCACGAAGAGCGAGTCGATGCTCTCGGTGACCAGGTCGCCGCCGAAGGCCACCATGGTGCCATCGGGGGAAATGGCGAACGAATCGATGTCCTGGCCGGGCGAGGTCAGGGGCACGATGTTGGTGGGCGCTCCGCCGTCGACGATGTCGAAGGTCATCAGGTTCTCGGGGCCGTCGAAGTCGAACTCGGCGGTGAAGACCACGGTGCGGTCATCGGGGGCCAGCTCGAGGTCGACGATCTGGAAGAAATCGGGCACGTCGGTGGGGGTGACGAGCGTGGGGTCGAAGGTCGAGCCGTCGGTCGGCAGGATGCCGAACTCCATGGGCTGGGGGCCACCGTCCTGCTGGCTGCCGTAGATGAGCGTGAGGCCATCGGAGGTGACGTCGAACTGGAACTGGTCGACGTCGACGTCGATGGGGGTGAGCTGGAAGAAGTCCAGGCTGCCGTCGGTCAGGGCGTTCCAGACGCCGTCGATGGCCTCGTCGTTGGTGTAGATCAGCTCGGTGCCGCCGAGGATCAGCTCGCCGTCGCCGGCGATGCCGGTGTTGTCGGTGATCTGGGTCTGGGCGCCGCCGCCGACGGGCACGCGGAACCAGTCGTTGCTGGGGTTGCCC includes these proteins:
- a CDS encoding GC-type dockerin domain-anchored protein, with protein sequence MMIRSAALTLALAAGTALAQEGTEIVFDPPISGGGVDSFELSADGLTIFFVGEVDDGLGPETFDMLYSVPVTGGAVTLLSDPLLHNDVDDAPIVGDGVVFFRGDQTLGNPSNDWFRVPVGGGAQTQITDNTGIAGDGELILGGTELIYTNDEAIDGVWNALTDGSLDFFQLTPIDVDVDQFQFDVTSDGLTLIYGSQQDGGPQPMEFGILPTDGSTFDPTLVTPTDVPDFFQIVDLELAPDDRTVVFTAEFDFDGPENLMTFDIVDGGAPTNIVPLTSPGQDIDSFAISPDGTMVAFGGDLVTESIDSLFVVNIDGTGLRDLTPDLPFFVDVDGGYRDIRWSPDGSRIFFVRDQAFEDLDGIFFVDVDAVVCLPDIDGDGELTIFDFLGFQNLFDAGDLAADFDGDGELTIFDFLEFQNLFDAGCP